The Dokdonia donghaensis DSW-1 DNA window AATGTCTCCGCCCATTGCTTGGACTTCATTATGTGTTAGAAAAAGTCCTAAGCCTAAAGCATTTTTATTACCGTGAAAGGTTTTATACAGTTTAAAAAGATCTTTACCGTGCTTCTCTAGATCTATACCTAAACCATTATCTCGTACCATAAGGTATTTCTTGCCATTTTCTTCATAGGTAAAGACAGTTATTTCTGGATCACGGTCTGGATGTTTGTATCGCAACGCATTAGTTATCAAGTTTTGTAATATACTTTCTAGATAAGCTTCTATGTACATCACCTCTTCTACTTCAGAAAATTCTGTGTACATAACCGCCCTACTCGCTCTAATATCTTGGCTAAGGCCAGCGACTACACGGTCATAAACGTCTTTTATAACAACAGGTTCTAATTTTGTATTTGAGATATTATGAACACTTACAATCTTATTAAGATGCTGAAGTGTAACGTCTAGGCTATTGCCTATTTTTTCAAAGTTATTTACTAACTCTATTTGATCTTCTGTAAGAGTAGATCTATCCATTAAGGCGGAAGACATTTGTAAATTGCTCACCTGTGACCTTAAGTTATGAGATATAATATGTGCAAAGTCATAGAGTCTAGAGTTATGACCTTCTATGAGCTTAAGAGATTGCTCCAGTTGTTGCTCTCTTTTCTTTTGTTCATCTATTTTTCTAAAAACTCCTCGTATACCTATAATCTCTCCAGATTCATCTCTAAGCGGTTTTCCTTTTGCAATAGCCCAGAAAATCTCTCCATTATAAGTTTGCATTTTTATTTCTGTAGAGAATGGTTTCCCTTCTGCACAACCAAAAAAGAACTCTGTTGCTCGATCTAGATGCTCTTCTGCATAAAATGTATAGCCGGACTTTAATGTGGGTACGTAATCTTTGGGGACATCCAGTATGACACGTGCCTGATGGTCAAAATGACTGGTTTTATTCTTAAAATCTACACTCCAGCCACCAGCCTCTGTTAATGCAGAAATTTCTTGATAGTAAAATTTATCAATAGAAAAAAGATCAGACTTTTCCATAGGTGATGAGTGGGTATGAGAATCTCTCCTTCTCTTCATTGTAAAGGCAGTTATATTCATAAATATGATTTGGGATTATGAATATACCAAATAAATCAAAAGAGCCTAAAAATGATACCCCTTTTTCGGTGTAATGCAGCTATTTAGCGCAATGTCTTGGCTGTTTTTTACGATTATCTCTTCTTCTGGCTCAAAAAAACTAAGCCCTACTTTTACCACATCACTCTTACATTGAGATAAAAAGCGATCATAAAACCCCTTGCCGTAGCCCACTCTGTTACCTTCTTGATCATAAGCTAGTAGAGGTATAAAAACAACATCTATATTTCTTGCAGGGATCTCGATACCGCCAGCTGGCTCTGGAATGCCATACTTGTTTACAACAATTTTTGTGCTGTCTGTAAGTAAATAATGCTTCATCGTATTGTCGTTAAAATCTGATGAAGAGAGTACAATATTCTTGTCTTTACCTCCTAAAATCGAAAGAAGAAACTCCGTGTTAATTTCGCGTAAGCGTTCTATAGGCAAGAAGATGTGATAAAACTCGTGCTCCCATATGTCTAGGCTCAATGCTTGATTTGCAATTTCAAGACTTAGTTCATCTAGCTTTTCTAGAGTTAAGGCATTACGAAGGTTTTTATACTTCTTCCTCAGCTCCTGCTTCATCTTGGTCTTCATTATGTTCTCTAGAGATATTAAAAATTGCATCACCTTGATACACAAGTGATGCCTCATTTACATTAATTACATATCCCTCATTTTTTGCCTTCACCACGTGTCTAAATTTTCCATAAGGATCTGTAATGGTTGCGATATGTTGTCCCACAGTGAGGCGCTCACCACAAGAAACTTTAGTATGTAGTAACCCTGAATATTGTGCGCGCATCCAGCGAGTGCTCTCTACGAGCACTGAGGGTTTTGGTGCTTCTGGTACTGTAAATTTATCATCAAGCATATCTAAATGATTAAGTACTCGCATTGTACCAAAAACACCTAGTCGAGCAATTTCCTTATCGCTTACTTTAGATTTACCCCCCTCAAAGAGAATGGTAGATTTATTCATTCTAGAACAAGTGGCTCTATATGATTTTGAAATTACTTTGGAGTGTAATGTAAATGGTGCATTAAAAATAGTTGCATACTTCATAGAGTCTACATCTAGCGGGTCTATACGAACTTGTGCAACGTTAAAACGAGAGGCACCTCCGGTATGGAAGTCAAGACAAAGATCTGCTACTGGTAAAATTTTCTTTACAAACTGGTAGGCAAATCTACTGGCCAGTGACCCTCTAGGATTACCAGGAAACACTCTATTGAGGTCTCTCCCATCTGGAAAAGCCCTTTTCATATCTAAAAAACCAAAAATATTGACCACTGGCACACAGATAATGGTTCCTATTTTAGGTTTATTTATCTTCTTTGCGATAAGCTGCCTTACAATCTCTACACCATTTATCTCGTCACCGTGTATGCCAGATGTAATTAATATGACAGGGCCAGGCTGTACGGCCCTTTCTATAATGATAGGCACCTCAACAGAGGAGGCCGTATATAATTTTGCAATATTAAAATTTACTGTTGCGCTCTTACCTGGTAAGATTTGCTCCCCTAGTATGGTGAGCACATTATGTTCATCTATGTGTGCCAAATGTTTTGATAATTATATGCTACGCTCTATATAACGTATGATACTCTTTGCTATATCTTTTCCAGTTGCTTTCTCTATGCCTTCAAGACCAGGTGATGAGTTTACCTCAAGTATAAGCGGCCCGCGTTCACTTTGTAGCATATCTACACCTGCTACGCCTAGTCCCATTGCTTTTGCCGCCTTGATGGCTGCATTTTCTTCTTCGTCAGATAGGGTTATAATCTCTGCAGTACCACCGCGATGAAGGTTTGATCTAAACTCACCTTCTTTACCTTGTCGCTTCATAGCTCCTACTATCTGCCCGTCTACTACAAAGGCTCTTAAATCTGCTCCCTTTGCTTCTTTGATATACTCTTGCACTATCACGCGCGCTTCTAGTCCATTAAAAGCCTCTATCACAGACTCTGCTGCATTTTTTGTCTCTGCAAGCACAACGCCCAGACCTTGTGTACCTTCAAGTAGTTTTATAATAAGCGGTGCGCCTCCTACGTGGGCAATCATCTCTTCTACATCGCGAGAGTAGTTTGTAAAAACCGTTTTAGGTAGTCCTAGCTTAGATCTAGATAAAATCTGAAGACTACGCAACTTATCTCTACTGCGCACAAGTGCCTGTGAGGTAGTGGTGGTAAATGTATTCATCATCTCAAACTGTCTCACAACAGCTGTACCATAAAAGGTAATTGATGCTCCTATACGTGGTATGACAGCATCTGCAGTTTCTAGTGTGCGATTTTTATATATTACTGTAGGCTTTTTTTTCTCAATAATGAGGTCACATTTAAGCGGGTCTATGACCTCTACACTATGGCCTCTTTTGAGCCCAGCTTCTTGCAGCCTTGCCGTACTATATAAATTAGGATTACGAGATAAAATTTTTAGATTCATTCTTTTTGAGGTTATAAGACACATCTGTAAGTGAGGTGTCTACTATGAATTTATTGGTAAGGAACTTACGACCTAGAAGTACAGGAAATCGCATATCTTCCCTAGAGGTTAGGGTGAGTGATATTTTATATGTTTTTCCATATACGGTAATCTTGCTTTGCACCTCATAACGATACTGTATCTCTCCATTACTACTGCGCACCGCAGCAATATCATAATCGCTAAAAGTCATCACTTGCCCGTTATATAAAGGGTGCTTTTTATCAAAAAATGTACAAATAAGGTTATCCTTCTCTTCCACAATGTTATGACAGTGTATGGATGAGGTATAAGCTCCCGTATCAACCTTTACATCGATATCTTGAAGTCCCAATTCTGGAAAGTCTACTTTGTCTGTGCGACCTATTATACGTTTTGGCATATGATAGCAAGGTATAAAATATGCGCTTTCTTTAAGTAGATTTTAACGTGATTTTTTATGCTTTCGCGAAAGCGTAATACCAATCATATACTATCTTTGGGTATGCCTGCTGCTCCAATAGAACTTCAACTCAAGACCCTCCCCACCAGCCCGGGGATATACCAATATTACGATAAGAATGAAAAACTACTATACGTAGGTAAGGCAAAAAATCTCAAAAAACGTGTGTTATCTTATTTTAACAAAACACACGATAACGGGCGTATACGTACAATGGTGAAAAAAATTTACGAGATGAAACACATCGTCGTAGAGACCGAAACAGATGCGCTCCTTCTGGAAAATAGCCTCATAAAAGAGTACCAACCGCGATATAATGTCTTGCTTAAAGATGATAAAAGTTACCCGTGGATTTGTATTAAAAATGAGCGCTTCCCAAGGGTGTTCCCTACGCGTAGATTAATTAAGGATGGTAGCGAGTACTTTGGCCCATACACGAGTATGAAAACGGTGCGTACACTTCTAGATTTAATAAAAAATCTTTACAAATTGCGCACCTGTAACTATGACCTATCTAAAGAAAAAGTAGACGGTGGCAAATTTAAGGTTTGTCTTGAATATCACTTAGGTAATTGCGAGGGGCCCTGCGAAAACAAGCAGTCAGAGCAAGAATATCACGAGCATATAGAGCACATACGACAGATTGTGAAGGGAGATTTTAAGGACTCTCTGGCTCGCTTTCGCGAAAAAATGAAAGCCCACGCCGAAGCAATGGAGTTTGAAGATGCACAACTTATTAAAGAAAAACTTGATATACTAGAAGGTTACCAGTCTAAGAGTACGGTTGTAAACCCAAAAATTAGTAATGTAGATGTATTCTCAATCATAAGTGATGAAGGCTACGGCTATGTAAACTTCTTACAGATAAGCCACGGTGCTATTATAAAATCACACACCTTAGAACTCAAAAAACAACTAGACGAAACAGATAAAGAACTGCTAGAGCTAGGTATTATAGAAATACAACAACGTTTTGATCATAACTCAAAAGAGATATATGTGCCATTTCCGGTAGACCTTGGCTCTAGATTTAAAATCACTGTGCCTAAGCTAGGAGACAAAAAACGCATACTAGAACTCTCTGAGCGTAACGCAAAATACTACCGTATGGAGCGTTTTAAACAAACTAAAATTGTAGATCCAGATCGCCATACTAATAGAATTATGGCACAAATGAAAGTAGACCTACGACTTAGTGAAGAGCCTAGACACATAGAGTGTTTTGACAACTCAAACATACAGGGTACAAACCCAGTTGCCGCTTGCGTGGTGTTTAAAAACGGTAAACCCAGTAAAAGTGACTACCGTAAGTTTAATATAAAAACTGTCGAGGGTCCAGATGATTTTGCAAGTATGGAGGAGGTTGTATTTAGAAGGTATAAACGCTTGCTTAATGAAGGAGAACCACTACCTCAACTCATTATTGTAGATGGTGGTAAAGGACAACTATCAAGCGGCGTAAAAGCACTAGATGACTTAGGGCTGCGTGGTAAGATTGCAATTATAGGTATAGCAAAGAGGCTTGAAGAACTGTTTTATCCTGGTGACAGTATCCCGCTATATCTTGATAAAAAAAGTGAGACCCTTAAAATCATACAACACTTACGCAACGAGGCTCACCGTTTTGGTATCACCTTTCACCGCAACCAGCGTAGTAATGCTGCACTAGGGACAGAACTAGATACCATAAAAGGTATAGGTGAAAAAACTATCGTAGATTTACTTAAACATTATAGATCTGTTTCAAAAGTAAAAACTGCTTCAAAAAAGAGTCTTACAGAGGTGATAGGGCCAGCAAAAGCAACAATTATCTATAACCACTATCACGTAAAACAATGAGAAAACTCCTCCTCATCGCAATAACGCTACTCGCCATACCTATCTATGCGCAAGATGTGCCAGAAGGTGATGTAAAAGTAGGTCTTGTGTTAAGCGGTGGCGGTGCAAAAGGACTTGCTCATATAGGTGTTCTTAAAGCTATAGAAGATGCAGGTGTGCGTATAGATTATATTGCCGGTACAAGTATGGGAGCCATCGTAGGTGGTCTTTATGCATCAGGCTATAGTGCTCAACAACTAGATTCTATTTTTACGGCGGTAAATTTTGATAATATCATTCAAGATAATTTACCTCGTAGAGCAAAAACTCCTTATGAGCGTCACGATGATGAGCGATATGCCATCACCCTCCCTTTTGACAATTTTAAGGTCTCCCTACCTAGCTCACTTAGTAAGGGACAAAACACCTATAACCTTCTCGTAAAGAACCTTGATCACGTGTCTGACCTTACAGATTTTAGTAAACTGTCCATTCCCTTTTTGTGTATCGCTACAGATGTAGAAAATGGAGAACAAGTAGTTTTAGAAGAAGGTTACCTACCAGAAGCCCTAGGTGCTAGTGGGGCTTTACCATCGCTTTTTAGCCCTGTAATGCTTGATGATAAACTCCTCATAGATGGTGGTGTGGTAAATAATTATCCGGTAAAGGAGTTACGTGATAAAGGGATGGAGATTATCATAGGAGTAGATGTACAAGATACCTTGCGGGGTAGAGATCACCTCAAATCTGCCACAGAGGTACTCTTACAGATTAATAACTATCGCACTGCAAAAGCGATGGAAACAAAAAAGAAGGACACAGATGTTTATATAAGACCCGCCATAGATGACTATTCTGTGGTCTCTTTTGATCAAGGTCGTGAGATAATAAACCTAGGGGAGACTAAGGCAAAGGAGCAGTTTCAAACTTTACAAGCTATAGGGATGAGGCAAAAACCGCTTTCGCGAAAGCGTGTTTCACCCACCATAAAAGATTCTATACAAATTGCTACCGTTAGTATTACTGGTAATGAAAAATACACACGTGCTTATGTACTGGGAAAACTTAAGCTCACACCACCGGTTAAAATTTCTTATGAAGATTTTTATAATGGATTAAATAACCTCTCTGCAACCGAAAATTTTGAAAAGATAGGCCACCGCTTACAAAATGTAGCTGGTGAAAAAGTATTGCACTTAGAGCTTCAAGAGTCAAAAAGCACACAATCATTGCGCCTTGCGTTACACTATGATGATTTATATAGAACTGCGGGCCTTGTGAATTTTACAAAAAAAAGAGTTCTGTTTAAAAATGACGTTGCCTCTTTTGATCTTATACTGGGTGACAACATCCGGTATAATTTTGATTACTATATAGACAAAGGTTTTTACTGGAGCGTAGGTCTTAAATCTTCATACACCTCTTTTGAAAAAGGCGTAAATGCCCAACTTTTTGATGCCACAGATGGGGTTTCTCTCGAAGGTATAAATCGTGTTAACCTAGGCTATCAAGATGTATCAAATAGGATATATTTACAAACCATTCTTGCAAAACAATTTTCTTTTAATATAGGTGTACAGCATAAGTTTCTTGATGTAGAAACAGAGACTGTACTACCTACTACAGAGGGAGAAACCGCTGTAATCTTTGAGAAAAGTCATATGGGTGGTGCCTATTCTCAACTCAAATATGACTCGCTTGATAACAAGTATTTCCCAAACTCTGGAGTACTATTTGATGCAGATTTTGATGTATATTTATTCTCTTCAGACTATAATAATAACTTTAGTGAGTTTGGAATTGCAAATGCAAGATTTATGTATGCTGCAAGCATTTCAGACCGTATTACTACAACTATCGAAACAGCTGGAGGGTTTAAAATAGGTGGTGCAGACACAAGATCGCTAGATTTTGTACTAGGGGGTTACGGTGCAAAGCGTGTAAATAATATCGTTCCTTTCTTAGGATACGATTACTTAAGCATACTAGGCGACAGTTATGTTAAGGCCACATTTGACATAGATTATGAGATTTTCCCAAAAAATCATATTAATGTTTCTGCAAATTTTGCAAATGTAGGGTACGACCTTTTTAATAGCACTAAGTCGTGGTTACCCCCACCAGAGTATTCTGGATACTCCTTAGGTTATGGCGCAGAGACGCTTCTAGGACCTATAATTATAAAGTATACTTACAGTCCAGAAATAAAGAGTAGTGAGTGGTTTATTAATCTTGGTTTTGAATTTTAAATCGTGCTAAGACAATAATAGCAAGGGCTAAGCGTTGTCGCACATTTATCATTTTTTTAACGATAGTGTGGTAATTTGTGGCACGTATCGTGGTTTCTCTTGATACATTGTTTAACTCAAAATCATCAATTATGAAAAACCACATCATCGCACTTTCCCTTGTTCTTGCTGCATCTTTCTCTAGCTGTAATTCTAAAACAGACATAGAAGAAGCACAAACTAATAGTAACCTCGCCGCAATTATAAATCCCAGCGAGAAGGCCACTGAAACTAATTATTATGTGACTGCAAGCTCTGGTTTATCTCTGCGCTCTGGTACTAATCTCAAGTCAAAAAAGCTGCTCGTACTTCCTTATGGTGCTCAAGTAAAGCATTTAAGTTCTCCAGAGCATACAGCTATGACACTAGGTGGCATTACGGGAGAAATGATTGAAGTAAGTTATCAAGGAGCTACTGGCTTTGCCTTTAGCGGGTATCTCACTACACTAGCACCACCTCAACCTAGTGAGACTATAAAAGATTATGCAAAACGCATAAGCACAACTGAGCACAAGGTAGATGTAATTACAAAAGCCCATAATAAAGGAGAAGATTACGGTATGACTACCTCAATAGAACTTCCAGCAAGAGACTGGAAAGAAACCTATAAGATAGCACAGCGCCTCTTTAACTTACCAAAAAGTATTCAGCCCGATTTTAACACCAAGGGTACAGTAACAATTTTAAATAAAGAAAAGAGGGAACGAACACTTACAGATGAACTTACACTTAATGTAAGCTCAAAAGGAGAATTACAGAACCTATCTTATGCATATAAGCTTAAAAACTATAAGCGCACAGTGATAATAACTAAAACAAAAAATGGCTTTCTCATTACTGAGGTAGAAGAGTCAAAGTAAAATCTTGTTGTCCATATTGATTAAAAAAGGAGCTTTAAAAGCTCCTTTTTTTTATTCTATAATTTCAACTGTTCTACACTTCAGAAACTCGTAGTGTGTTTACCATTCCTTTTTCTAGTAGTGGCATTGCTACAAGATTAATGAGCATATCTCCCTTATCTACTAGTTCTGTGTTTAAGGCAAGCTGTCTTATATCTTCTACAGTTTCATCTGTGCTTACAAACTTGTCATAAAATAATGCTTTTACCCCCCAAAGCAAGTTGAGTTGTGTAAGTATGCGCTTGTTAGATGTAAAAACAAGTATATGTGAAGACGGTCTCCACGCCGAAATTTGGAAAGCAGTATACCCACTATTAGTAAGTGTTGTAATCGCTTTTGCATCTATTTCATCTGCCATATGAGCAGCGTGATAACATATTGCTTTTGTAATGTAACGTTTAGTCTTAATGTGTGGTGGTGCTTGTGGCACTTTTATTAAGTCTGAATCTTCTACATTACGACATATAGATGCCATCTTTTGTATCACTTGTACTGGGTACTTCCCTACAGATGTCTCTCCAGATAGCATCACTGCATCTGCTCCATCCATTACAGAGTTTGCTACGTCATTTACCTCTGCACGAGTAGGTGTGAGACTAGAGATCATAGTTTCCATCATCTGGGTTGCTATGATTACTGGTATCCTTGCCTTTTTTGCCCTTAGTACTAATTGCTTTTGTACAAGTGGTACTTCGTGTGCTGGTATCTCTACTCCTAGATCGCCACGAGCAACCATAAGAGCATCACAATAAGCCACGATCTTATCTATATTTTCTACAGCCTCTGGCTTCTCTATTTTTGCAATAATAGGCACTTTATGATCTGAGTGCTCTTTGATAAGTTTTTGTAATTGCTGTAAATCTTCGGCGTGACGTACAAAAGAAAGTGCCATCCAGTCTACTTTAAGCCCTAGCGCAAAAATGGCATCTTTTACATCCTTTTTTGTAAGTGCTGGTAATGATATATCTGTATTAGGAAGATTTACTCCTTTTTTAGAACGTAGCGGTCCTCCCTGTATAACTTTTGCTTCGACCTCAGTTTTTCCATCTGTCTTTACAACTTCAAACATTAGTTTTCCATCATCAAGCAATATGCGTTCACCAGGTTTAACATCTCTAGGGAACTGCTTATAGTTCATATAAACGCGTTCCTTTGTTCCTTCAAACTCCTTTTCGGTTGAGAAGGTAATGATGTCTCCCGGGTTTACGATTACCTCTTCTTTCATTTTACCTACTCTAAGCTTTGGACCTTGTAGGTCTGCAAGTATAGAGGTGTTAAATCCAGTTTCTTCACTGAGCTCACGTATCATTGCAACGCGCTCCTTAACGTCTTCATAATCTGCGTGCGAAAAATTGATACGGAAAACGTCTACCCCGGCATTCATCATATCGAGTAAAACTTCTCTCTTACTAGTTGCTGGCCCTAGCGTAGCAACAATTTTGGTTTTTTTTCTTTTCGACATTATTCAAAAATTAAGTGTTCTTTATTCTTTAGTGCGTTTACGTCTACGTCATATGCCGTAACGATTTGCGGTATTTGATTTAAGGTTTTTAAGGTTTTTGCTTTCGCGAAAGCGTTACCATCCTCAATAACTTTTATAAAATAGTCTACTTGTTGTAGTTCTGGTATAAAATAAGCCGTTTTAAGGCTTTGTTGTGCTTCAAATAGCCCTGTGGAGACCTCTGAATTTATGGCCACCTTAGACTTGTTTGAAAACACGTAGTAGTCTATATACTGTTGCTTATCATTAAATTCAAAACAAGGATATCTTGTTGTGCTATCATATTGTGTTAATAAGAGGTCTTCGCGGGTTCTGGATAAGCGAACTTCTAAATTTTTATTAAGTAAATATGCTAGATAATAGGGCTCTAATGAACCGTGTATGGCTATGAGTGTGAAGTCATAACCAATGGAATCTTCTAAAAGAATTTTATACATTCCCATAGTGATAAAGCAAGTGAGAAAGATACAAAGAAGCATCTAAAGCAAGTGGGGGGATATGTAAAACTTACGTAAACGTTTTCGTTAAATTGGGTGTTTTTTATGATTTTAAAGGTAATGTAAATGTGACTATGGTTCCTTTACCTTCTTGAGATTCTATACTTAACTCACCGTTGTGGGTTTTTATAAACTCATTAGATAATATAAGGCCTAACCCTGAGCCTTTCTCATTACGTGTTCCTTTTTGAACTGTAGTTTCTGTAAGACTGAGTATTTTTTTTCGATAAGCATCTGTCATCCCTATCCCGTTATCTTCTATTGTAAAAATAAAATCTTGAGCTGTTTTTGAGAACTCTATGACTATGATATCATTGTCATTTGAAAACTTAATCGCGTTAGATAATAAATTTCTTATCACTGTAGCAATCATATTTTTATCGCCCTCTACTGTGCCTTTAAAACTAGATTCTAGACGTACGTTAATCCCTTTTTGCTGTAAATTATCACTATATACTTTAATTTGATCTTTTGTAATAGCTAGAATATCTAGGGGTATAGGTTCATACTTTATTTGACCTGTTTCTAGCTTAGACCACTTGAGCAAGTTATCTAGTAAGGATATGCTGTTGCGACTAGAATCTTCTAGTGAATCTATAATAGCAGCAGTTTGCTTACTCTTAAACTCTTCTTGCTTTAAAACATCCAAAAAATTTATCACGGAAGATAGAGGGCTTCTTAAGTCGTGAGCTACAATAGAGAAAAATTTATTTTTTGTAGCAACTACCTCTGAGAGTCGTTTATTTTGAGCTGCTATCATTTTGTCTTTACGCTCATAAACGTAAAACTGTATAACTAAAAATAGCATAAAGCCTAGTAAAGCTAAGTACCAAATCAAAGAGGTTATAAACATAACCATACTATTCTCTTGTGGGCGTTTATATGCGGTACTCACTACAAATTTTTTGTTATAAAAATTTACTGTGGTTGATACATATGACTCATCTGGGATGTTAAAGTTTTTAAAGTACTCTGGGTCTTCTGTTTTTGCATAACACTTTTGACCATTATAAGATTTTGCACGGTCAAAGTAATTTCCGTTTCCTGCTTGAAATCTATAGACAAAATCTTCTTTGTTTACATTCTTGTAAACACGATCTATTATAGGCGCAAACTCTGCTACGGTCGTAATATAGCCTTTAGATACTCCATTGTCATCTAGTATACCAAAACCCAACGGAAGCCCTACAATACCTTCTATAAGGTTTGTAGGATTTGATGCATAATATTTACTACTACGCATTAAAGTGTCCATCCTACTAATACCAGATTTACCAATGATTTTTTCTAAAGAAGTACCCTCCAAATTTTCAAGGGCAGCCTTTTTCATTGTAAAATCAAATTGAAAAATATGATTTGTATCTAAGTATGAAATACTAAATGGTGGAGGTATGGACAGATCGCTAAGCTGCATATCTAAGAGGTACTTTATGTCTTCCTCCTCTAGATACTCACCATCTGTGATTTCTATATATGCTTTAATGCCAGAAACAAGAGCAGCATAAGTGGTTAAAGAGCTTTGTAACTCAAATGCGGCTCTTTTATTTGCTCTATCAAGTTGTAAGTATTGTGTCTCTTCTTTTTGTTTGGCAATATTTGAAGTTACCCAGTTTACCGCAAGCGCTGTAACTAGTGCGAGTAGTGTAAATACGAGATAATATTTTTTTGGAAACTTCACTGACATAATTATGAGCATTTCTGCTCTAGAACTTAATCTGCTAAGGTAAAGATGATTACGTCGCTAATGTAGTGAAATGATTTATAAATTAAAGTCTACTGTGACTCAATTTCTCGTTGATATGCATAAAATGCACGTTTTGAGGCTATCTCTTCGGCTTTTTTCTTACTTGTAGCACGTGCCTTAGCAATAATTTTACCATCTATATGTAGACGCACACCAAAGTGCTTTACTGCATCTTGACCCGTATCTTCAAAAGTTTCAAACTTGAAAATATGTTTTTCCTTTTGACACCACTCTATAAGAACGCTCTTATAACTTATAATCCGCCCCTCTAGTTTTTCAATATCTACATAAGGCTCTATAACTCGCTTTGCTATAAACTTCTCACAGTAACGATAACCGCGATCTAGATATATAGCTCCCACAAGGGCCTCAAAGAGATTACCGTGTATGTTTGCACCAAAGTTATCTATAGGTATACTAGCCTTCACATATCTTACAAGGTTAAGATCACGCCCTAGCTCATTGAGATGTTTACGACTTACTACTTTAGATCGCATTTTTGTGAGATACCCTTCATTACCTCCTTGTACTTCATTAAAAAGGTGCGCTGCAATGACAGACCCTAGCATAGCATCCCCTAAAAACTCAAGTC harbors:
- a CDS encoding sensor histidine kinase → MNITAFTMKRRRDSHTHSSPMEKSDLFSIDKFYYQEISALTEAGGWSVDFKNKTSHFDHQARVILDVPKDYVPTLKSGYTFYAEEHLDRATEFFFGCAEGKPFSTEIKMQTYNGEIFWAIAKGKPLRDESGEIIGIRGVFRKIDEQKKREQQLEQSLKLIEGHNSRLYDFAHIISHNLRSQVSNLQMSSALMDRSTLTEDQIELVNNFEKIGNSLDVTLQHLNKIVSVHNISNTKLEPVVIKDVYDRVVAGLSQDIRASRAVMYTEFSEVEEVMYIEAYLESILQNLITNALRYKHPDRDPEITVFTYEENGKKYLMVRDNGLGIDLEKHGKDLFKLYKTFHGNKNALGLGLFLTHNEVQAMGGDITVESKVDKGSKFIVTLQ
- a CDS encoding 5-formyltetrahydrofolate cyclo-ligase; translated protein: MKQELRKKYKNLRNALTLEKLDELSLEIANQALSLDIWEHEFYHIFLPIERLREINTEFLLSILGGKDKNIVLSSSDFNDNTMKHYLLTDSTKIVVNKYGIPEPAGGIEIPARNIDVVFIPLLAYDQEGNRVGYGKGFYDRFLSQCKSDVVKVGLSFFEPEEEIIVKNSQDIALNSCITPKKGYHF
- a CDS encoding succinylglutamate desuccinylase/aspartoacylase family protein, whose product is MAHIDEHNVLTILGEQILPGKSATVNFNIAKLYTASSVEVPIIIERAVQPGPVILITSGIHGDEINGVEIVRQLIAKKINKPKIGTIICVPVVNIFGFLDMKRAFPDGRDLNRVFPGNPRGSLASRFAYQFVKKILPVADLCLDFHTGGASRFNVAQVRIDPLDVDSMKYATIFNAPFTLHSKVISKSYRATCSRMNKSTILFEGGKSKVSDKEIARLGVFGTMRVLNHLDMLDDKFTVPEAPKPSVLVESTRWMRAQYSGLLHTKVSCGERLTVGQHIATITDPYGKFRHVVKAKNEGYVINVNEASLVYQGDAIFNISREHNEDQDEAGAEEEV
- the rimK gene encoding 30S ribosomal protein S6--L-glutamate ligase, coding for MNLKILSRNPNLYSTARLQEAGLKRGHSVEVIDPLKCDLIIEKKKPTVIYKNRTLETADAVIPRIGASITFYGTAVVRQFEMMNTFTTTTSQALVRSRDKLRSLQILSRSKLGLPKTVFTNYSRDVEEMIAHVGGAPLIIKLLEGTQGLGVVLAETKNAAESVIEAFNGLEARVIVQEYIKEAKGADLRAFVVDGQIVGAMKRQGKEGEFRSNLHRGGTAEIITLSDEEENAAIKAAKAMGLGVAGVDMLQSERGPLILEVNSSPGLEGIEKATGKDIAKSIIRYIERSI
- a CDS encoding ATP-dependent zinc protease — translated: MPKRIIGRTDKVDFPELGLQDIDVKVDTGAYTSSIHCHNIVEEKDNLICTFFDKKHPLYNGQVMTFSDYDIAAVRSSNGEIQYRYEVQSKITVYGKTYKISLTLTSREDMRFPVLLGRKFLTNKFIVDTSLTDVSYNLKKNESKNFIS
- the uvrC gene encoding excinuclease ABC subunit UvrC; this encodes MPAAPIELQLKTLPTSPGIYQYYDKNEKLLYVGKAKNLKKRVLSYFNKTHDNGRIRTMVKKIYEMKHIVVETETDALLLENSLIKEYQPRYNVLLKDDKSYPWICIKNERFPRVFPTRRLIKDGSEYFGPYTSMKTVRTLLDLIKNLYKLRTCNYDLSKEKVDGGKFKVCLEYHLGNCEGPCENKQSEQEYHEHIEHIRQIVKGDFKDSLARFREKMKAHAEAMEFEDAQLIKEKLDILEGYQSKSTVVNPKISNVDVFSIISDEGYGYVNFLQISHGAIIKSHTLELKKQLDETDKELLELGIIEIQQRFDHNSKEIYVPFPVDLGSRFKITVPKLGDKKRILELSERNAKYYRMERFKQTKIVDPDRHTNRIMAQMKVDLRLSEEPRHIECFDNSNIQGTNPVAACVVFKNGKPSKSDYRKFNIKTVEGPDDFASMEEVVFRRYKRLLNEGEPLPQLIIVDGGKGQLSSGVKALDDLGLRGKIAIIGIAKRLEELFYPGDSIPLYLDKKSETLKIIQHLRNEAHRFGITFHRNQRSNAALGTELDTIKGIGEKTIVDLLKHYRSVSKVKTASKKSLTEVIGPAKATIIYNHYHVKQ